Proteins co-encoded in one Arachis hypogaea cultivar Tifrunner chromosome 13, arahy.Tifrunner.gnm2.J5K5, whole genome shotgun sequence genomic window:
- the LOC112792716 gene encoding protein MALE DISCOVERER 2 isoform X3, translating to MESKWGPFGLCLWSYILLISACGIQQSCSLNDEGLALLKFRLTDPYGALANWNSNDYAACKWSGAHCVDGKVNMLLACGNTIEVVEHYSSLKTSPHLRNRKLAQWFKTEKASSHGIRENNCVNLPGSDGIEIAPSTSNLVNTARRRLLDESSSNLAAAPFAGAPVPISSVPTTLSSGSFPAVPVSKQTDSPNSPPSSSNSPPKDSPSSNENGSSPWKIVVIVICVLILVIFILVLLWIWRKRAVKVIKPWRTGISGQLQKAFVTGVPKLNRAELETACEDFSNIIYDLGSCTIYKGTLSSGVEIAVASTTITSPAHWTKGMEMAYRKKLDILSRINHKNFTNLIGYCDEEQPFTRMMVFEFAPSGTLYDHLNVPEVEHLDWSARMRVIMGTAYCLQYMHHDLNPPIAHSELSSDAILLTDDFAAKIAEVVFCKNVVSPTKTTEGESKQYELPPECCPENDVYRFGVLLLEIITGKLPYQDHGNLTVLADWAAKYLREKTSDRSIVDPTLQSFKDEELSVIFDVIHECTQSDASLRPTMKDVTLKLRDALKISPDQAIPRLSPLWWAELEILSMEGT from the exons ATGGAAAGTAAATGGGGCCCCTTTGGGTTATGCCTTTGGAGTTACATTCTATTGATTTCTGCGTGTGGAATTCAGCAGTCTTGCTCTCTGAATGATGAAG GATTGGCTCTACTGAAATTTCGGCTGACTGATCCTTACGGGGCTCTAGCAAATTGGAATTCAAATGATTATGCTGCCTGCAAGTGGTCAGGTGCCCATTGTGTTGATGGTAAAGTGAACATGCT GTTGGCTTGTGGCAATACAATTGAAGTCGTTGAGCATTATTCATCTCTGAAAACTTCACCTCACCTCAGAAATAGAAAGTTGGCACAATG GTTCAAGACAGAGAAGGCTTCCTCTCatggaatcagagagaataactGTGTCAATTTGCCTG GTTCTGATGGGATAGAGATTGCACCAAGTACATCAAATCTAGTCAATACTGCACGCCGACGGTTGCTTGATGAGTCCAGCAGTAACCTTGCCGCTGCACCTTTTGCCGGGGCGCCTGTACCGATTAGTTCCGTTCCAACTACCCTGAGTAGTGGATCTTTCCCAGCTGTACCAGTTTCCAAACAAACTGATTCACCCAACTCACCACCTTCAAGTTCTAATTCTCCTCCAAAAGATAGTCCTTCTTCAAATGAAAATGGTTCAAGCCCGTGGaagattgttgttattgttatatgTGTGCTTATCTTGGTCATTTTTATTTTGGTCCTTCTTTGGATTTGGAGAAAACGAGCTGTAAAAGTAATAAAGCCCTGGAGGACAGGAATAAGTGGACAGTTGCAGAAAGCATTTGTAACAG GGGTCCCAAAATTGAACCGAGCGGAGCTGGAGACAGCTTGTGAAGATTTCAGCAATATCATTTATGATTTAGGTTCGTGCACCATATACAAAGGAACTCTGTCCAGTGGCGTTGAGATTGCTGTTGCTTCTACTACTATTACTTCTCCAGCACATTGGACAAAGGGCATGGAGATGGCATATCGGAAAAAG CTTGATATTTTGTCCCGTATTAACCACAAGAACTTCACCAATCTAATTGGTTACTGTGATGAAGAACAACCCTTCACAAGGATGATGGTGTTTGAGTTTGCTCCAAGTGGAACCCTATATGATCACCTGAATG TTCCTGAAGTTGAACACCTTGATTGGAGTGCAAGGATGAGGGTTATTATGGGCACTGCTTATTGTCTTCAGTACATGCACCATGATCTCAATCCACCAATAGCTCATTCCGAGCTGAGTTCagatgctattttattaactgATGACTTTGCAGCTAAG ATTGCAGAGGTAGTTTTTTGCAAGAATGTAGTATCGCCAACCAAAACAACTGAAGGTGAATCAAAGCAATACGAGTTGCCACCTGAGTGCTGTCCTGAAAACGATGTCTATAGATTTGGAGTTTTATTGCTTGAAATCATTACTGGGAAACTACCATACCAGGACCATGGCAACCTTACTGTCCTTGCAGACTGG GCTGCTAAGTACTTGCGTGAGAAGACAAGCGATCGCTCTATTGTTGATCCGACGCTGCAATCGTTCAAAGATGAAGAACTGAGTGTGATATTTGATGTGATCCATGAATGCACTCAATCAGATGCAAGTCTAAGACCAACAATGAAGGATGTAACTCTCAAGCTGAGGGATGCGCTTAAAATATCGCCCGACCAAGCCATCCCAAGACTTTCTCCACTCTGGTGGGCTGAACTCGAGATCTTGTCAATGGAGGGCACTTAA
- the LOC112792716 gene encoding protein MALE DISCOVERER 2 isoform X2 encodes MESKWGPFGLCLWSYILLISACGIQQSCSLNDEAGLALLKFRLTDPYGALANWNSNDYAACKWSGAHCVDGKVNMLLACGNTIEVVEHYSSLKTSPHLRNRKLAQWFKTEKASSHGIRENNCVNLPGSDGIEIAPSTSNLVNTARRRLLDESSSNLAAAPFAGAPVPISSVPTTLSSGSFPAVPVSKQTDSPNSPPSSSNSPPKDSPSSNENGSSPWKIVVIVICVLILVIFILVLLWIWRKRAVKVIKPWRTGISGQLQKAFVTGVPKLNRAELETACEDFSNIIYDLGSCTIYKGTLSSGVEIAVASTTITSPAHWTKGMEMAYRKKLDILSRINHKNFTNLIGYCDEEQPFTRMMVFEFAPSGTLYDHLNVPEVEHLDWSARMRVIMGTAYCLQYMHHDLNPPIAHSELSSDAILLTDDFAAKIAEVVFCKNVVSPTKTTEGESKQYELPPECCPENDVYRFGVLLLEIITGKLPYQDHGNLTVLADWAAKYLREKTSDRSIVDPTLQSFKDEELSVIFDVIHECTQSDASLRPTMKDVTLKLRDALKISPDQAIPRLSPLWWAELEILSMEGT; translated from the exons ATGGAAAGTAAATGGGGCCCCTTTGGGTTATGCCTTTGGAGTTACATTCTATTGATTTCTGCGTGTGGAATTCAGCAGTCTTGCTCTCTGAATGATGAAG CAGGATTGGCTCTACTGAAATTTCGGCTGACTGATCCTTACGGGGCTCTAGCAAATTGGAATTCAAATGATTATGCTGCCTGCAAGTGGTCAGGTGCCCATTGTGTTGATGGTAAAGTGAACATGCT GTTGGCTTGTGGCAATACAATTGAAGTCGTTGAGCATTATTCATCTCTGAAAACTTCACCTCACCTCAGAAATAGAAAGTTGGCACAATG GTTCAAGACAGAGAAGGCTTCCTCTCatggaatcagagagaataactGTGTCAATTTGCCTG GTTCTGATGGGATAGAGATTGCACCAAGTACATCAAATCTAGTCAATACTGCACGCCGACGGTTGCTTGATGAGTCCAGCAGTAACCTTGCCGCTGCACCTTTTGCCGGGGCGCCTGTACCGATTAGTTCCGTTCCAACTACCCTGAGTAGTGGATCTTTCCCAGCTGTACCAGTTTCCAAACAAACTGATTCACCCAACTCACCACCTTCAAGTTCTAATTCTCCTCCAAAAGATAGTCCTTCTTCAAATGAAAATGGTTCAAGCCCGTGGaagattgttgttattgttatatgTGTGCTTATCTTGGTCATTTTTATTTTGGTCCTTCTTTGGATTTGGAGAAAACGAGCTGTAAAAGTAATAAAGCCCTGGAGGACAGGAATAAGTGGACAGTTGCAGAAAGCATTTGTAACAG GGGTCCCAAAATTGAACCGAGCGGAGCTGGAGACAGCTTGTGAAGATTTCAGCAATATCATTTATGATTTAGGTTCGTGCACCATATACAAAGGAACTCTGTCCAGTGGCGTTGAGATTGCTGTTGCTTCTACTACTATTACTTCTCCAGCACATTGGACAAAGGGCATGGAGATGGCATATCGGAAAAAG CTTGATATTTTGTCCCGTATTAACCACAAGAACTTCACCAATCTAATTGGTTACTGTGATGAAGAACAACCCTTCACAAGGATGATGGTGTTTGAGTTTGCTCCAAGTGGAACCCTATATGATCACCTGAATG TTCCTGAAGTTGAACACCTTGATTGGAGTGCAAGGATGAGGGTTATTATGGGCACTGCTTATTGTCTTCAGTACATGCACCATGATCTCAATCCACCAATAGCTCATTCCGAGCTGAGTTCagatgctattttattaactgATGACTTTGCAGCTAAG ATTGCAGAGGTAGTTTTTTGCAAGAATGTAGTATCGCCAACCAAAACAACTGAAGGTGAATCAAAGCAATACGAGTTGCCACCTGAGTGCTGTCCTGAAAACGATGTCTATAGATTTGGAGTTTTATTGCTTGAAATCATTACTGGGAAACTACCATACCAGGACCATGGCAACCTTACTGTCCTTGCAGACTGG GCTGCTAAGTACTTGCGTGAGAAGACAAGCGATCGCTCTATTGTTGATCCGACGCTGCAATCGTTCAAAGATGAAGAACTGAGTGTGATATTTGATGTGATCCATGAATGCACTCAATCAGATGCAAGTCTAAGACCAACAATGAAGGATGTAACTCTCAAGCTGAGGGATGCGCTTAAAATATCGCCCGACCAAGCCATCCCAAGACTTTCTCCACTCTGGTGGGCTGAACTCGAGATCTTGTCAATGGAGGGCACTTAA
- the LOC112792716 gene encoding protein MALE DISCOVERER 2 isoform X1, with protein sequence MESKWGPFGLCLWSYILLISACGIQQSCSLNDEEAGLALLKFRLTDPYGALANWNSNDYAACKWSGAHCVDGKVNMLLACGNTIEVVEHYSSLKTSPHLRNRKLAQWFKTEKASSHGIRENNCVNLPGSDGIEIAPSTSNLVNTARRRLLDESSSNLAAAPFAGAPVPISSVPTTLSSGSFPAVPVSKQTDSPNSPPSSSNSPPKDSPSSNENGSSPWKIVVIVICVLILVIFILVLLWIWRKRAVKVIKPWRTGISGQLQKAFVTGVPKLNRAELETACEDFSNIIYDLGSCTIYKGTLSSGVEIAVASTTITSPAHWTKGMEMAYRKKLDILSRINHKNFTNLIGYCDEEQPFTRMMVFEFAPSGTLYDHLNVPEVEHLDWSARMRVIMGTAYCLQYMHHDLNPPIAHSELSSDAILLTDDFAAKIAEVVFCKNVVSPTKTTEGESKQYELPPECCPENDVYRFGVLLLEIITGKLPYQDHGNLTVLADWAAKYLREKTSDRSIVDPTLQSFKDEELSVIFDVIHECTQSDASLRPTMKDVTLKLRDALKISPDQAIPRLSPLWWAELEILSMEGT encoded by the exons ATGGAAAGTAAATGGGGCCCCTTTGGGTTATGCCTTTGGAGTTACATTCTATTGATTTCTGCGTGTGGAATTCAGCAGTCTTGCTCTCTGAATGATGAAG AAGCAGGATTGGCTCTACTGAAATTTCGGCTGACTGATCCTTACGGGGCTCTAGCAAATTGGAATTCAAATGATTATGCTGCCTGCAAGTGGTCAGGTGCCCATTGTGTTGATGGTAAAGTGAACATGCT GTTGGCTTGTGGCAATACAATTGAAGTCGTTGAGCATTATTCATCTCTGAAAACTTCACCTCACCTCAGAAATAGAAAGTTGGCACAATG GTTCAAGACAGAGAAGGCTTCCTCTCatggaatcagagagaataactGTGTCAATTTGCCTG GTTCTGATGGGATAGAGATTGCACCAAGTACATCAAATCTAGTCAATACTGCACGCCGACGGTTGCTTGATGAGTCCAGCAGTAACCTTGCCGCTGCACCTTTTGCCGGGGCGCCTGTACCGATTAGTTCCGTTCCAACTACCCTGAGTAGTGGATCTTTCCCAGCTGTACCAGTTTCCAAACAAACTGATTCACCCAACTCACCACCTTCAAGTTCTAATTCTCCTCCAAAAGATAGTCCTTCTTCAAATGAAAATGGTTCAAGCCCGTGGaagattgttgttattgttatatgTGTGCTTATCTTGGTCATTTTTATTTTGGTCCTTCTTTGGATTTGGAGAAAACGAGCTGTAAAAGTAATAAAGCCCTGGAGGACAGGAATAAGTGGACAGTTGCAGAAAGCATTTGTAACAG GGGTCCCAAAATTGAACCGAGCGGAGCTGGAGACAGCTTGTGAAGATTTCAGCAATATCATTTATGATTTAGGTTCGTGCACCATATACAAAGGAACTCTGTCCAGTGGCGTTGAGATTGCTGTTGCTTCTACTACTATTACTTCTCCAGCACATTGGACAAAGGGCATGGAGATGGCATATCGGAAAAAG CTTGATATTTTGTCCCGTATTAACCACAAGAACTTCACCAATCTAATTGGTTACTGTGATGAAGAACAACCCTTCACAAGGATGATGGTGTTTGAGTTTGCTCCAAGTGGAACCCTATATGATCACCTGAATG TTCCTGAAGTTGAACACCTTGATTGGAGTGCAAGGATGAGGGTTATTATGGGCACTGCTTATTGTCTTCAGTACATGCACCATGATCTCAATCCACCAATAGCTCATTCCGAGCTGAGTTCagatgctattttattaactgATGACTTTGCAGCTAAG ATTGCAGAGGTAGTTTTTTGCAAGAATGTAGTATCGCCAACCAAAACAACTGAAGGTGAATCAAAGCAATACGAGTTGCCACCTGAGTGCTGTCCTGAAAACGATGTCTATAGATTTGGAGTTTTATTGCTTGAAATCATTACTGGGAAACTACCATACCAGGACCATGGCAACCTTACTGTCCTTGCAGACTGG GCTGCTAAGTACTTGCGTGAGAAGACAAGCGATCGCTCTATTGTTGATCCGACGCTGCAATCGTTCAAAGATGAAGAACTGAGTGTGATATTTGATGTGATCCATGAATGCACTCAATCAGATGCAAGTCTAAGACCAACAATGAAGGATGTAACTCTCAAGCTGAGGGATGCGCTTAAAATATCGCCCGACCAAGCCATCCCAAGACTTTCTCCACTCTGGTGGGCTGAACTCGAGATCTTGTCAATGGAGGGCACTTAA